A portion of the Nomia melanderi isolate GNS246 chromosome 2, iyNomMela1, whole genome shotgun sequence genome contains these proteins:
- the Unc-115a gene encoding actin binding LIM protein Uncoordinated 115a isoform X11, translated as MKSKTSESFIASESNGVKRDQELKQKTVKKGKTFCQSCKKKCSGEVLRVQDKYFHIGCFKCAQCNASLAQGGFFAREGSYYCTKDYRERWGTKCAGCGEYVEGDVVTAGEKHAFHPNCFHCQRCRQPLLGQGTKVSLVQGQALCHRCVGIPVREASTPVGNNATTRGAGDGPSDPGACAGCGNQLREGQALVALDRQWHVWCFKCHSCDTVLHGEYMGKDGVPYCEKDYQKQFGVKCAYCNRYISGKVLQAGDNHHFHPTCARCTKCGDPFGDGEEMYLQGAAIWHPRCGPGPSGPNGIVNGHGEAHTPQHRESERISSSASEMQFSLRSRTPSLNGSLCSPYSSLSRKYYPARTGSPGLMLREYGRGASEDVSRIYTYSYLTETPSQGYLRRPIQPYDKPPTSPHFHRPSSSRSIRSSGGRSSRSGMRALVDALSEPRPKSPASQVDNDEPIELAHYPDAMKPPPGAKPPIERDDFPAPPYPYTDPERRRRWSDTYKGVPASDEEDEVDNKTYIKEADEKLRKEQDELSKIDTGIAKVFLQDREKDRENLRHKAANVDPRNASRTPSAAREPTHRLRYESPVGASPSRNIDHARPWEDDDGLSYRSSGPSYNVVSSLRHIPKPGYGLAPRSHTFSSTGGSVSALPGDYSFSGMGDKTHSTDFSSGKSDK; from the exons ATGAAGTCGAAGACGAGCGAGAGTTTTATAGCGAGTGAAAGTAACGGGGTCAAGAGGGACCAGGAACTCAAGCAGAAAACGGTGAAGAAGG GTAAAACGTTCTGCCAGTCTTGCAAGAAGAAGTGCAGCGGGGAGGTGCTACGAGTGCAGGACAAGTATTTCCACATAGGGTGTTTCAAGTGTGCTCAATGCAACGCGAGCTTAGCGCAGGGCGGCTTTTTCGCGCGTGAGGGCTCTTACTACTGCACCAAG GACTACAGGGAACGCTGGGGCACCAAGTGCGCGGGCTGCGGCGAGTACGTGGAGGGCGACGTGGTCACCGCCGGCGAGAAACACGCGTTCCATCCGAACTGTTTCCACTGTCAGAGATGCAGGCAACCTCTGCTGGGTCAAGGGACCAAGGTGTCTCTCGTTCAAG GTCAAGCTCTATGCCATCGATGCGTCGGTATCCCGGTTCGAGAGGCCTCGACGCCGGTCGGCAATAACGCGACGACCAGAGGAGCCGGAGACGGGCCCTCCGACCCCGGTGCATGCGCCGGTTGCGGAAACCAATTACGGGAAGGTCAGGCTTTGGTCGCGCTCGATCGGCAATGGCACGTATGGTGCTTCAAGTGCCACAGCTGCGACACCGTGCTCCACGGCGAGTACATGGGAAA AGACGGGGTGCCTTACTGCGAGAAAGATTACCAGAAGCAGTTCGGCGTGAAGTGCGCGTACTGCAATCGCTACATCAGCGGCAAGGTGCTGCAGGCCGGTGACAACCATCACTTCCATCCGACTTGCGCTCGCTGCACCAAGTGCGGCGATCCCTTCGGCGACGGCGAGGAGATGTACTTGCAGGGTGCCGCGATATGGCACCCGCGTTGCGGCCCGGGGCCCAGTGGTCCGAACGGTATCGTAAACGGCCACGGAGAGGCTCACACTCCGCAGCACCGGGAGTCCGAGCGAATTTCCAGCAGCGCGTCCGAGATGCAG TTTTCATTGCGGTCACGCACGCCAAGCCTGAACGGATCACTCTGCAGCCCTTACAGCAGCCTCAGTCGCAAG TATTACCCCGCGCGAACCGGCAGTCCTGGACTGATGTTGAGAGAGTACGGACGCGGCGCATCCGAGGATGTGTCTAGGATTTACACGTACTCGTACTTGACCGAGACGCCCAGCCAAGGATACTTGAGACGTCCGATACAGCCGTACGACAAACCTCCGACTAGCCCACACTTTCACAGACCCAGCT CGTCTCGTTCGATAAGAAGCAGCGGTGGACGTAGCAGCCGATCCGGAATGCGAGCTCTGGTCGATGCTCTCAGCGAGCCCAGACCGAAGTCGCCGGCCAGTCAAGTAGATAATGATGAGCCAATAGAGCTGGCGCATTATCCAGACGCCATGAAACCACCACCCGGAGCCAAGCCGCCGATCGAAAGGGACGATTTCCCTGCTCCTCCTTATCCTTACACAGATCCTGAGAGACGCAGGCGATGGTCGGACACATACAAG GGAGTACCTGCATCGGACGAAGAAGACGAAGTCGATAACAAGACGTATATAAAGGAGGCAGACGAGAAATTGAGAAAGGAGCAGGACGAGCTGAGCAAAATCGACACTGGCATAGCGAAGGTGTTCCTACAAGATCGCGAGAAGGATCGGGAGAATTTAAGACATAAAGCTGCCAATGTAGATCCTAGAAACGCGTCGAGGACGCCGTCAGCAGCCAGAGAACCGACTCATAGACTTCGATACGAGAGCCCTGTTGGTGCAT CTCCTTCGAGAAATATAGATCACGCCAGGCCCTGGGAAGACGACGATGGCCTCAGTTACAGATCCAGCGGTCCCAGTTACAACG
- the Unc-115a gene encoding actin binding LIM protein Uncoordinated 115a isoform X10, whose protein sequence is MKSKTSESFIASESNGVKRDQELKQKTVKKGKTFCQSCKKKCSGEVLRVQDKYFHIGCFKCAQCNASLAQGGFFAREGSYYCTKDYRERWGTKCAGCGEYVEGDVVTAGEKHAFHPNCFHCQRCRQPLLGQGTKVSLVQGQALCHRCVGIPVREASTPVGNNATTRGAGDGPSDPGACAGCGNQLREGQALVALDRQWHVWCFKCHSCDTVLHGEYMGKDGVPYCEKDYQKQFGVKCAYCNRYISGKVLQAGDNHHFHPTCARCTKCGDPFGDGEEMYLQGAAIWHPRCGPGPSGPNGIVNGHGEAHTPQHRESERISSSASEMQFSLRSRTPSLNGSLCSPYSSLSRKYYPARTGSPGLMLREYGRGASEDVSRIYTYSYLTETPSQGYLRRPIQPYDKPPTSPHFHRPSSSRSIRSSGGRSSRSGMRALVDALSEPRPKSPASQVDNDEPIELAHYPDAMKPPPGAKPPIERDDFPAPPYPYTDPERRRRWSDTYKGVPASDEEDEVDNKTYIKEADEKLRKEQDELSKIDTGIAKVFLQDREKDRENLRHKAANVDPRNASRTPSAAREPTHRLRYESPVGASPSRNIDHARPWEDDDGLSYRSSGPSYNVGRSSARSPAPRNYPPLGTQRAFTLPNAARHYHSGDYSFSGMGDKTHSTDFSSGKSDK, encoded by the exons ATGAAGTCGAAGACGAGCGAGAGTTTTATAGCGAGTGAAAGTAACGGGGTCAAGAGGGACCAGGAACTCAAGCAGAAAACGGTGAAGAAGG GTAAAACGTTCTGCCAGTCTTGCAAGAAGAAGTGCAGCGGGGAGGTGCTACGAGTGCAGGACAAGTATTTCCACATAGGGTGTTTCAAGTGTGCTCAATGCAACGCGAGCTTAGCGCAGGGCGGCTTTTTCGCGCGTGAGGGCTCTTACTACTGCACCAAG GACTACAGGGAACGCTGGGGCACCAAGTGCGCGGGCTGCGGCGAGTACGTGGAGGGCGACGTGGTCACCGCCGGCGAGAAACACGCGTTCCATCCGAACTGTTTCCACTGTCAGAGATGCAGGCAACCTCTGCTGGGTCAAGGGACCAAGGTGTCTCTCGTTCAAG GTCAAGCTCTATGCCATCGATGCGTCGGTATCCCGGTTCGAGAGGCCTCGACGCCGGTCGGCAATAACGCGACGACCAGAGGAGCCGGAGACGGGCCCTCCGACCCCGGTGCATGCGCCGGTTGCGGAAACCAATTACGGGAAGGTCAGGCTTTGGTCGCGCTCGATCGGCAATGGCACGTATGGTGCTTCAAGTGCCACAGCTGCGACACCGTGCTCCACGGCGAGTACATGGGAAA AGACGGGGTGCCTTACTGCGAGAAAGATTACCAGAAGCAGTTCGGCGTGAAGTGCGCGTACTGCAATCGCTACATCAGCGGCAAGGTGCTGCAGGCCGGTGACAACCATCACTTCCATCCGACTTGCGCTCGCTGCACCAAGTGCGGCGATCCCTTCGGCGACGGCGAGGAGATGTACTTGCAGGGTGCCGCGATATGGCACCCGCGTTGCGGCCCGGGGCCCAGTGGTCCGAACGGTATCGTAAACGGCCACGGAGAGGCTCACACTCCGCAGCACCGGGAGTCCGAGCGAATTTCCAGCAGCGCGTCCGAGATGCAG TTTTCATTGCGGTCACGCACGCCAAGCCTGAACGGATCACTCTGCAGCCCTTACAGCAGCCTCAGTCGCAAG TATTACCCCGCGCGAACCGGCAGTCCTGGACTGATGTTGAGAGAGTACGGACGCGGCGCATCCGAGGATGTGTCTAGGATTTACACGTACTCGTACTTGACCGAGACGCCCAGCCAAGGATACTTGAGACGTCCGATACAGCCGTACGACAAACCTCCGACTAGCCCACACTTTCACAGACCCAGCT CGTCTCGTTCGATAAGAAGCAGCGGTGGACGTAGCAGCCGATCCGGAATGCGAGCTCTGGTCGATGCTCTCAGCGAGCCCAGACCGAAGTCGCCGGCCAGTCAAGTAGATAATGATGAGCCAATAGAGCTGGCGCATTATCCAGACGCCATGAAACCACCACCCGGAGCCAAGCCGCCGATCGAAAGGGACGATTTCCCTGCTCCTCCTTATCCTTACACAGATCCTGAGAGACGCAGGCGATGGTCGGACACATACAAG GGAGTACCTGCATCGGACGAAGAAGACGAAGTCGATAACAAGACGTATATAAAGGAGGCAGACGAGAAATTGAGAAAGGAGCAGGACGAGCTGAGCAAAATCGACACTGGCATAGCGAAGGTGTTCCTACAAGATCGCGAGAAGGATCGGGAGAATTTAAGACATAAAGCTGCCAATGTAGATCCTAGAAACGCGTCGAGGACGCCGTCAGCAGCCAGAGAACCGACTCATAGACTTCGATACGAGAGCCCTGTTGGTGCAT CTCCTTCGAGAAATATAGATCACGCCAGGCCCTGGGAAGACGACGATGGCCTCAGTTACAGATCCAGCGGTCCCAGTTACAACG